From Micromonospora nigra, one genomic window encodes:
- a CDS encoding Gfo/Idh/MocA family protein: protein MRVAILSLASGHAETYARLLRDLPDVELLIADPDGSPDDQARHRAVAGELGVPLATNWDELLEWRPIAVVVASEVGRRRELVERMAEAEAFVLCEQPLAVKALDVKAMVDTCDMSGVRLTLVSPACYSEAFAAVRRGITDGVIGTLTTIHGSYNTQPAADVDGGALGANAPYLLDLVDMVLDGEPATQVYAQVNNVLSDRSGPEGAAVLTVTYRSGVVASFDCSWSRSPAGGPAVTFVGDKASVEYDAAPRLLDGYDAATGGARWEAGGEDPNPAMLADFLGTIETGEGVGPDGQTAVRTQRIIQAAYESVHTGQPVDVG from the coding sequence ATGAGAGTCGCCATCCTGTCCCTCGCGTCCGGGCACGCCGAGACCTACGCTCGGCTGCTGCGTGACCTGCCCGACGTCGAGCTGCTCATCGCCGATCCCGACGGCTCGCCGGACGACCAGGCCCGACATCGAGCCGTCGCCGGAGAACTCGGGGTGCCCCTCGCCACGAACTGGGACGAGCTGCTGGAATGGCGCCCCATCGCCGTCGTGGTCGCCAGCGAGGTCGGCCGCCGCCGGGAACTGGTCGAGCGCATGGCCGAGGCGGAGGCGTTCGTGCTGTGTGAACAGCCGCTGGCCGTCAAGGCACTGGACGTCAAGGCCATGGTGGACACCTGCGACATGTCGGGTGTCCGGCTCACGCTCGTGTCCCCGGCCTGCTACAGCGAGGCGTTCGCCGCAGTACGCCGAGGAATCACCGACGGTGTCATCGGCACGCTGACGACCATCCACGGCTCGTACAACACCCAGCCGGCGGCTGACGTGGACGGCGGCGCGCTGGGCGCCAACGCCCCGTACCTGCTCGACCTGGTGGACATGGTGCTCGACGGGGAGCCCGCGACACAGGTGTACGCACAGGTGAACAACGTGCTCAGCGACCGGTCGGGTCCGGAGGGCGCGGCAGTGCTCACCGTCACGTACCGCAGCGGCGTGGTCGCCTCGTTCGACTGCAGTTGGAGCCGGTCGCCGGCGGGCGGGCCGGCCGTCACCTTCGTCGGTGACAAGGCGAGCGTGGAGTACGACGCCGCCCCTCGGCTGCTCGACGGGTACGACGCCGCCACCGGCGGTGCCCGGTGGGAAGCAGGTGGGGAGGACCCGAACCCGGCGATGCTCGCGGATTTCCTCGGCACGATCGAGACCGGTGAGGGAGTCGGCCCGGACGGCCAGACCGCGGTGCGTACGCAGCGGATCATCCAGGCCGCCTACGAATCGGTGCACACCGGCCAGCCCGTCGATGTCGGTTGA
- a CDS encoding cytochrome P450, with amino-acid sequence MQRDNPFVLPPALAELAERSPVGRSTLPGGEPFWLVCGYDEARAVLADPRFSADRFRYHPRFKNLPEQLGEQLRNDKARAGSFINMDPPEHTRYRKLLTGQFTVRRMRGLTTRIEQIVTERLDAMLAAGNSADLVPAFTVAVPSLVICELLGVRYEDRKEFQQRASDLLRTDQPVKQAVENSEAQREFMQRLVADKRRNPTDDMISGLVHHAGADPALTDDELVGIANLLLLAGLDTTASMLGLGMFVLLQRPEQLAVLRDEPARTGAAVEELLRYLTVVSTGLFRFATQDLELGGEHIPAGATVVISLLAANRDRRHWTEPESLDVTRERNSHLAFGHGVHQCLGQQLARIEMTVAYTELLRRLPNVRLAVPPDDVPLRNDMITYGVHALPIAWDAS; translated from the coding sequence ATGCAGCGTGACAACCCGTTCGTGCTGCCGCCCGCACTGGCCGAACTGGCCGAGCGGAGCCCTGTTGGTAGGTCGACACTGCCTGGAGGCGAACCGTTCTGGCTCGTGTGCGGGTATGACGAGGCCCGGGCGGTGCTCGCGGACCCCCGTTTCTCAGCCGACCGGTTTCGCTACCACCCCCGTTTCAAGAACCTGCCCGAGCAGCTCGGTGAGCAGCTACGGAACGACAAGGCGCGGGCCGGGTCGTTCATCAACATGGACCCGCCGGAGCACACTCGCTACCGCAAGTTGCTCACCGGTCAGTTCACTGTGCGGAGGATGCGTGGTCTCACCACGCGAATCGAACAGATCGTCACCGAGCGGCTGGACGCGATGTTGGCGGCGGGAAACAGCGCCGACCTTGTTCCCGCATTCACGGTGGCGGTGCCCTCGCTGGTGATCTGCGAGTTGCTCGGGGTGCGCTACGAGGACCGGAAGGAGTTCCAGCAGCGTGCGTCGGACCTGCTGCGTACGGACCAGCCGGTCAAGCAGGCGGTGGAGAACTCCGAAGCCCAGCGCGAGTTCATGCAGCGGCTGGTGGCGGACAAGCGGAGGAATCCCACGGACGACATGATCTCTGGCCTGGTCCACCACGCGGGCGCCGATCCCGCGTTGACCGACGACGAGCTGGTCGGTATCGCCAACCTGCTGCTCCTCGCTGGTCTCGACACCACCGCGAGCATGCTTGGGCTGGGCATGTTCGTGCTGCTACAGCGACCCGAGCAGCTTGCCGTGCTGCGTGACGAACCGGCTCGGACCGGTGCTGCCGTCGAGGAGTTGCTGCGCTACCTGACCGTGGTCAGCACCGGGCTCTTCCGTTTCGCCACACAGGACCTGGAACTTGGCGGAGAACACATCCCGGCCGGAGCGACCGTGGTGATCTCCCTGTTGGCCGCGAACCGGGACAGGCGGCACTGGACGGAGCCGGAGTCGCTGGACGTGACCCGCGAACGGAACTCGCACCTGGCGTTCGGCCACGGTGTGCACCAGTGCCTCGGCCAGCAGTTGGCGCGGATCGAGATGACCGTCGCCTACACCGAGCTGCTGCGCCGCCTTCCCAACGTCCGACTCGCCGTACCACCCGACGACGTGCCGCTGCGCAACGACATGATCACCTATGGCGTGCACGCGTTGCCGATCGCCTGGGACGCGTCATGA
- a CDS encoding cytochrome P450, which yields MTDAISFEEPWARTDKFDPPAVFDALREQRPLAKMLYPDGHVGWIVSSYELVREVLSDPRFSHSCEVGHFPVTHQGQVIPTHPLIPGMFIHMDPPEHTRYRRLLTGEFTVRRTSRLSAHVEAVAAEQIEVMREHGAPADLVKTFAKPLVLRVLSQLVGLPYAERDRYLNAITLLHDAEADAAEAAAAYEKAGAFFDEVIERRRRQPEDDLISALVANEELTGEELRNIVTLLLFAGYETTESALAVGTFALLHHEDQLARLRADPAKLDAAIEELLRYLTVNQYHTYRTAMEDLKLNDELIKKGDTVTVSLPAANRDPAKFACPATLDIDRDTSGHVAFGFGVHQCLGQNLARVELRIGLSALLQAFPDLCLAVPADEVPLRLQGSVFAVKNLPVSW from the coding sequence ATGACCGACGCCATTTCCTTCGAGGAACCGTGGGCGCGAACCGACAAGTTCGATCCGCCCGCGGTGTTCGACGCGCTGCGCGAACAGCGTCCGCTCGCGAAGATGCTCTATCCCGACGGGCATGTCGGCTGGATCGTCTCCAGCTACGAGTTGGTGCGCGAGGTGCTCAGCGACCCGCGGTTCAGCCACAGCTGCGAGGTCGGCCACTTCCCGGTGACGCACCAGGGCCAGGTGATCCCGACCCACCCGCTGATCCCCGGCATGTTCATCCACATGGACCCACCGGAGCACACCCGTTACCGTCGGCTGCTGACGGGGGAGTTCACCGTCCGCCGGACGAGCCGGCTGAGTGCGCACGTCGAGGCGGTGGCCGCCGAGCAGATCGAGGTCATGCGGGAGCACGGGGCTCCGGCGGACCTGGTCAAGACCTTCGCCAAACCGCTCGTGTTGAGGGTGCTGTCCCAGCTGGTCGGCCTGCCGTACGCGGAGCGGGACCGCTACCTCAACGCGATCACCCTCCTGCACGACGCGGAGGCGGACGCGGCGGAGGCCGCCGCCGCCTACGAGAAGGCTGGGGCGTTCTTCGACGAGGTCATCGAGAGACGACGCCGGCAGCCCGAGGACGACCTCATCAGCGCCCTGGTCGCCAATGAGGAACTGACCGGGGAAGAACTGCGCAACATCGTCACCCTGCTGCTGTTCGCCGGCTACGAGACCACCGAGAGCGCACTGGCCGTCGGCACGTTCGCGCTGCTGCACCACGAGGACCAACTGGCGAGGCTCCGTGCGGATCCGGCGAAGCTCGACGCCGCGATCGAGGAACTCCTCCGGTACCTCACCGTCAACCAGTACCACACGTACCGCACCGCGATGGAGGACCTCAAGCTCAACGACGAGCTGATCAAGAAGGGGGACACCGTCACGGTGTCGCTGCCGGCAGCCAACCGCGACCCGGCGAAGTTCGCCTGCCCCGCGACGCTGGACATCGACCGCGACACCTCGGGGCACGTGGCCTTCGGGTTCGGCGTCCACCAGTGCCTCGGCCAGAACCTGGCCCGGGTCGAGCTGCGTATCGGCCTGTCGGCGCTCCTGCAGGCGTTTCCCGACCTGTGTCTGGCAGTCCCCGCCGACGAGGTGCCGCTGCGCCTGCAGGGATCCGTCTTCGCAGTGAAGAACCTGCCCGTCAGCTGGTGA
- a CDS encoding DUF5988 family protein: MMSVTQVKVILSGGPIDLSTPHRSVPAAELGQTLKVRHGAGYEHFVHDGEYQTVDGCEAAVFRWTGRTKIAE; the protein is encoded by the coding sequence ATGATGAGTGTCACGCAGGTGAAGGTCATTCTCAGCGGTGGGCCGATCGATCTGTCGACGCCGCACCGCAGTGTCCCGGCAGCGGAATTGGGGCAGACGCTCAAGGTTCGACACGGAGCCGGCTACGAACACTTCGTCCACGACGGTGAATACCAGACGGTGGACGGATGCGAGGCGGCGGTGTTCCGGTGGACCGGCCGTACAAAGATCGCCGAATAG
- a CDS encoding dTDP-4-dehydrorhamnose 3,5-epimerase family protein encodes MTVRPLDISGAFLLSSRSFTDERGAFFEVYREDLLTEVLGYAPKILQTNYSTSHSNVLRGIHGASVPPGLAKLVTCVRGLMLDFVIDIRTGSPTFGKWDMIVLNGHGASSVYVEEGLGHAFVALVDDTCVQYQLSELYRPQEVVTVHPLDPEIGLPLRLPTAPLMSDRDAAAPTLREAAELGLLPSYEACMALRATRTELTDGSGASARDASRRSAVMRARAAAHT; translated from the coding sequence ATGACCGTACGCCCACTGGACATCAGCGGGGCATTTCTCCTCTCGTCACGGTCGTTCACCGATGAACGTGGTGCCTTCTTCGAGGTCTACCGCGAAGACCTGTTGACCGAGGTGCTCGGGTACGCGCCGAAGATCCTCCAGACCAACTACTCGACCTCGCACTCCAACGTCCTGCGCGGCATTCACGGGGCGAGCGTCCCGCCTGGCCTGGCCAAACTTGTCACCTGCGTACGAGGGTTGATGCTCGACTTCGTCATCGACATCAGGACGGGCTCACCGACCTTCGGAAAATGGGACATGATCGTCCTGAACGGCCACGGCGCCTCCTCGGTCTACGTGGAGGAAGGGCTCGGGCACGCCTTTGTCGCGCTGGTGGACGACACCTGCGTCCAGTACCAACTGTCCGAGCTCTACCGGCCGCAGGAGGTCGTCACCGTGCATCCGCTCGATCCCGAGATCGGATTGCCGCTCCGGTTGCCGACCGCGCCTCTCATGTCCGATCGCGACGCTGCCGCGCCGACCCTCCGCGAGGCTGCGGAGCTGGGCCTGCTGCCGAGCTACGAAGCCTGCATGGCGCTTCGCGCCACCCGCACAGAGCTGACCGACGGCTCCGGTGCGTCCGCTCGGGACGCGAGCCGCCGGTCAGCAGTGATGCGGGCGCGGGCAGCGGCCCACACGTAG
- a CDS encoding cytochrome P450 family protein → MTTTAETPAETVDLFSPEVVADPFGWYARLREETGPNTGTLNIGTMMGGPEMWLVTRYEDVRQVLTDPRFLTNPPADSTIADIRDGVFKRLDFPPDLIPWMANLLNVSDGEDHTRLRKLVSYALTAHRINKLRPRVEKITADLLDKLAEDGKDGAPVDLVEEYCYPLPVAVICDLVGIDEPDRPHWRAWGDSMATMDGERIPTTLLKCIDLARELIEKRRAEPQDDLVTALVQAQAEDPSRVSDDEIIGILFSLVTAGHQTTTYLIGNSVIILLENPDQLARLKENPSMWPQAVRELQRLGPIQFAQPRFPSEDIELGGVTIPRGAPVAPLLLAANTDPRKFPDPNKLVIDRLAVGSESHLGFGKGIHRCLGQHLAYQEAEVALQGLFTRFPDLSLAVPREEIPWILRPGFTRTRTLPLKLV, encoded by the coding sequence ATGACCACCACTGCCGAGACACCGGCCGAAACGGTCGACCTGTTCTCACCAGAAGTGGTCGCCGACCCGTTCGGCTGGTACGCGCGGTTGCGCGAGGAAACTGGGCCGAACACCGGGACCCTGAACATCGGCACCATGATGGGCGGGCCCGAGATGTGGCTCGTCACCCGTTACGAGGACGTACGCCAGGTCCTCACCGACCCGCGGTTCCTGACCAACCCGCCGGCCGACTCGACCATCGCCGACATCCGCGACGGTGTGTTCAAGCGACTGGACTTCCCGCCGGACCTGATCCCGTGGATGGCCAACCTCCTCAACGTCTCCGACGGCGAGGACCACACCCGGCTGCGCAAGCTGGTCTCGTACGCGCTGACCGCGCACCGCATCAACAAGCTGCGCCCCCGGGTCGAGAAGATCACCGCGGATCTGCTCGACAAGCTGGCCGAGGACGGCAAAGACGGCGCGCCGGTCGACCTCGTCGAGGAGTACTGCTACCCGCTGCCGGTCGCCGTGATCTGCGACCTGGTCGGCATCGACGAGCCTGACCGGCCGCACTGGCGTGCGTGGGGCGACTCGATGGCCACGATGGACGGCGAGCGGATTCCGACCACCCTCCTCAAGTGCATCGACCTCGCCCGGGAACTGATCGAGAAGAGGCGCGCCGAGCCCCAGGACGACCTCGTCACCGCGCTCGTCCAGGCGCAGGCCGAGGATCCGAGCCGGGTCTCCGACGACGAGATCATCGGCATCCTGTTCAGTCTGGTCACCGCCGGCCACCAGACCACGACGTACCTGATCGGCAATTCGGTCATCATCCTGCTCGAAAACCCGGACCAACTCGCCCGGCTCAAGGAGAACCCGTCGATGTGGCCGCAGGCGGTGCGCGAACTGCAGCGCCTGGGCCCGATCCAGTTCGCGCAGCCGAGGTTCCCCTCGGAGGACATCGAACTGGGCGGCGTGACGATCCCCAGAGGCGCACCGGTGGCACCGCTGCTGCTGGCCGCGAACACCGACCCACGCAAGTTCCCCGACCCCAACAAGCTGGTCATCGACCGGCTCGCCGTCGGCAGCGAGAGCCACCTCGGCTTCGGCAAGGGTATCCACCGCTGCCTCGGTCAGCACCTCGCGTACCAGGAGGCAGAGGTCGCGCTACAGGGATTGTTCACTCGATTCCCGGACCTTTCCCTCGCCGTGCCACGCGAGGAGATCCCATGGATCCTGCGCCCCGGCTTCACCCGGACCAGGACCCTCCCCCTGAAACTCGTCTGA
- a CDS encoding Gfo/Idh/MocA family protein translates to MRQLEVALIGAGLIARFHLDAWIGAGAAVRIYSDDGRSADLAREFGVTAVGSLAEALDGADVVDICTPTGTHREIALAAIGKGVGVVCEKPLAATTAEAEEIVDASERAGVRLYPAHDVRFAPAYARLHELVASGRVGAGAVARFRFSAYHPRPWTGQMSAQSGGILTDQMLHGVDLAYWIFGEVKRVYACYQGDIATPAPEGAVATGTAILTHANGAISQVVSRWTATPKPPVRVTFDVSGTGGTVRYDSEWPQDVRVADGDAGSFGYAGKSVFATEMREFAQAFAGGPEPRLGARDALAAVRITQAAAESAWTGRAVELPVKGTA, encoded by the coding sequence ATGCGGCAGCTAGAGGTGGCTCTGATCGGTGCGGGACTGATAGCCCGATTCCATCTCGACGCGTGGATCGGCGCGGGAGCGGCTGTCCGAATCTATTCTGACGACGGCCGTTCCGCCGACCTGGCGCGCGAGTTCGGGGTGACGGCTGTCGGATCCCTGGCCGAGGCACTCGACGGTGCGGATGTCGTGGACATCTGCACCCCGACCGGCACCCACCGCGAGATCGCGCTCGCAGCCATCGGCAAGGGCGTGGGCGTGGTGTGCGAGAAGCCGTTGGCGGCCACCACCGCGGAGGCCGAGGAGATCGTCGACGCGTCCGAGCGGGCCGGTGTGCGGCTCTACCCCGCCCACGACGTACGGTTCGCCCCGGCGTACGCCAGGCTCCACGAACTGGTGGCGTCCGGTCGGGTGGGCGCGGGCGCGGTCGCCAGGTTCCGTTTCTCCGCGTACCACCCGCGGCCCTGGACGGGGCAGATGTCCGCGCAGTCCGGTGGCATCCTGACTGATCAGATGCTGCACGGCGTCGACCTGGCCTACTGGATCTTCGGCGAGGTCAAGCGGGTGTACGCCTGCTACCAGGGCGACATCGCCACACCGGCCCCCGAGGGGGCGGTGGCGACCGGTACCGCGATCCTCACGCACGCCAACGGCGCGATCAGTCAGGTCGTGAGCCGGTGGACGGCCACCCCGAAGCCACCCGTCCGGGTGACGTTCGACGTTTCGGGCACCGGTGGAACCGTGCGCTACGACTCCGAGTGGCCGCAGGACGTCCGGGTGGCCGACGGTGACGCGGGCAGCTTCGGCTACGCCGGAAAGTCGGTGTTCGCGACCGAGATGCGCGAGTTCGCCCAAGCTTTCGCGGGCGGGCCTGAACCACGCCTGGGGGCCCGTGACGCGTTGGCCGCCGTCCGCATCACCCAAGCCGCAGCGGAGTCCGCGTGGACGGGCCGTGCCGTGGAACTGCCTGTGAAGGGAACCGCATGA
- a CDS encoding ferredoxin produces the protein MRVRADRSVCIGSGLCVLRLPEMFDQSDDDGIVLVLRSNPDPDQEEAVLTAIAACPSGALRVDR, from the coding sequence ATGAGGGTGCGCGCCGACCGGAGTGTCTGCATCGGCTCGGGCCTGTGCGTGCTGCGCCTACCCGAGATGTTCGATCAGAGCGACGACGACGGCATCGTGCTGGTTCTGAGGTCAAACCCCGACCCTGACCAGGAGGAAGCCGTACTCACGGCGATCGCCGCCTGCCCCTCCGGGGCGCTGCGGGTCGACCGCTGA
- a CDS encoding Rieske (2Fe-2S) protein, whose translation MHTTNWIKAGSLSELDDEVPLAVEVGGVPVVLVRDADKVHALRDECTHARVALSQGKVADGEIECAAHGACFNLRTGAPAAAPAVKPVDVYPVRIEGDDVFVDIDRMVS comes from the coding sequence ATGCACACGACGAACTGGATCAAGGCTGGTTCGCTGTCCGAACTCGACGATGAGGTTCCGCTTGCCGTCGAGGTTGGTGGCGTCCCCGTCGTGCTCGTGCGCGACGCTGACAAGGTGCACGCTCTGCGAGACGAGTGCACGCACGCGAGGGTGGCGCTGTCGCAGGGCAAGGTCGCCGACGGCGAAATTGAATGTGCGGCACACGGGGCATGTTTCAACCTGCGCACCGGAGCACCTGCCGCCGCGCCCGCCGTCAAGCCCGTGGACGTTTATCCGGTGCGTATCGAAGGTGACGACGTATTCGTCGACATCGACAGAATGGTAAGCTGA